A part of Bacteroidota bacterium genomic DNA contains:
- a CDS encoding Tex family protein, giving the protein MNIIFREIISSALGISEKQVEKTVELLEEGSTIPFISRYRKEVTSSLDEVEIGKIDEQLKKLTEISARKETILKSIEEQGQLTDELKNKIEKCWDSVELEDIYLPYKAKRKTRASIAKEKGLEGLAKIVMAQNEQDVFLRAEKFINKEVETVEDALQGARDIIAEWIAENQNSRKKIRWLFSKEAIIKSKLVKAKEEEGIKFKDYFDYEEKLSKCPSHRILAIRRGEDAGFLKINISPFKEKAIEILERIFIKHNSNCPEQITLAVKDSYQRLLKPSIETEFRNSSKEIADDEAINVFSKNLRQLLLEAPLGQKRVLAIDPGFTSGCKIVCLDEQGNLEHNQNIYPHGRSGNIKMASKQLRTLVSSFKIDVIAIGNGTASRETEFFVSKIRFTKDVRAFVVSEDGASIYSASEVAREEFAKYDVTVRGAVSIGRRLMDPLAELVKIDPKSIGVGQYQHDVEQNKLKQSLDKVTESCVNLVGVNINTASKHLLMYVSGLGPQLAKNIVEHRTKEGAFKSRMDLKKIKRMGGKAFEQCAGFLRITNGENKLDNTSVHPESYNVVTKMMKKNNCSLEKLIGKSEIREKINAEDYVDKNIGLPTINDILKELAKPGRDPRKAVEVFEFDKNVRKIEDLEVGMKLAGIVTNITNFGAFIDVGVKQDGLVHISELADKFVSDPNEIVTMHQQVEVKVKSIDIERKRIGFSMKNC; this is encoded by the coding sequence ATGAATATTATTTTTAGAGAAATTATTTCTTCCGCTTTAGGAATTTCTGAAAAGCAGGTTGAAAAAACTGTAGAATTGCTTGAAGAAGGTTCTACAATACCATTTATTTCTCGTTATCGTAAAGAAGTAACATCAAGTCTTGATGAAGTAGAGATTGGAAAGATTGATGAACAATTAAAAAAACTGACAGAAATATCAGCACGAAAAGAAACAATTTTAAAATCTATTGAAGAGCAGGGGCAATTAACAGATGAATTAAAAAATAAAATAGAAAAATGCTGGGATTCGGTGGAACTTGAGGATATTTATCTTCCTTACAAAGCAAAACGAAAAACCAGAGCTAGCATTGCAAAAGAAAAGGGACTTGAGGGACTTGCAAAGATTGTAATGGCTCAGAATGAACAAGACGTTTTTTTAAGAGCTGAAAAATTCATAAATAAAGAAGTTGAAACAGTTGAGGATGCATTGCAAGGTGCAAGAGATATTATTGCCGAATGGATAGCTGAAAATCAAAACTCAAGAAAGAAAATACGTTGGTTGTTTAGTAAGGAAGCGATAATAAAATCAAAGCTTGTAAAAGCTAAGGAAGAGGAAGGAATTAAGTTTAAAGATTACTTTGATTATGAAGAAAAGTTAAGTAAATGCCCTTCACACAGGATTTTGGCAATTCGTAGGGGAGAGGATGCAGGCTTTTTAAAAATAAATATTTCTCCTTTTAAAGAAAAAGCAATAGAAATTTTAGAAAGAATTTTTATCAAACATAATTCTAATTGTCCTGAACAAATTACTTTAGCAGTAAAAGATAGCTATCAGCGATTACTAAAGCCGTCTATAGAAACAGAATTTAGAAATAGTTCAAAAGAAATTGCCGATGATGAAGCAATAAATGTATTTTCAAAAAATTTAAGACAATTGTTACTTGAAGCACCTTTGGGACAAAAACGTGTTTTGGCAATTGATCCGGGATTTACTTCAGGCTGTAAAATAGTTTGTCTTGATGAACAAGGAAATCTTGAGCATAACCAAAATATTTATCCCCATGGACGTTCAGGAAATATCAAAATGGCTTCTAAGCAATTACGAACATTAGTTAGTAGTTTTAAAATTGATGTAATTGCAATAGGAAACGGGACTGCAAGCAGGGAAACAGAATTCTTTGTATCAAAAATAAGGTTTACCAAAGATGTGAGAGCATTTGTTGTTAGTGAAGATGGTGCTTCTATTTATTCTGCTTCTGAAGTGGCTCGTGAAGAATTTGCAAAATATGATGTTACTGTTCGTGGTGCGGTTTCTATTGGAAGACGACTAATGGATCCTCTTGCTGAACTGGTAAAAATTGATCCTAAATCAATTGGTGTAGGTCAATATCAACATGATGTTGAGCAAAACAAACTAAAGCAAAGCCTAGATAAAGTTACAGAAAGTTGTGTAAATCTTGTTGGTGTAAACATAAACACTGCGAGTAAGCATTTATTAATGTATGTTTCTGGTTTAGGTCCACAGTTAGCAAAAAATATTGTTGAGCATAGAACAAAAGAAGGAGCATTTAAATCAAGGATGGATTTGAAAAAAATTAAAAGAATGGGAGGGAAGGCTTTTGAGCAATGTGCCGGATTTTTAAGAATAACAAATGGTGAAAACAAACTTGATAATACTTCTGTTCATCCTGAAAGCTACAATGTAGTAACAAAAATGATGAAGAAAAATAATTGTAGTTTGGAGAAATTAATTGGGAAATCTGAGATTAGAGAGAAAATTAATGCTGAAGATTATGTTGATAAAAATATAGGCTTACCAACTATAAATGATATTTTAAAAGAACTTGCTAAGCCGGGACGTGACCCGAGAAAAGCAGTGGAAGTTTTTGAGTTTGATAAGAATGTAAGAAAAATTGAAGATTTAGAAGTAGGAATGAAGTTAGCAGGAATTGTAACAAATATTACAAACTTTGGTGCATTTATAGACGTTGGAGTTAAGCAGGATGGTCTTGTTCATATTTCTGAACTTGCAGACAAATTTGTTTCTGACCCTAATGAAATAGTTACAATGCATCAACAAGTAGAAGTGAAAGTTAAAAGCATTGATATTGAAAGAAAAAGAATAGGGTTTTCTATGAAAAATTGCTGA